One region of Mycobacterium riyadhense genomic DNA includes:
- a CDS encoding arylsulfatase, with protein MHRSRTHLPIPSAPRTGLITYDAKDPDSAYPPIEQLRPPAGAPNVLLILLDDVGFGAASAFGGPCQTPAAERLAGGGLRYNRFHTTALCSPTRQALLTGRNHHSAGMGGITEIATGAPGYSSVLPNTMSPIARTLKLNGYNTAQFGKCHEVPVWQTSPVGPFDAWPAGGGGFEYFYGFIGGEANQWYPSLYEGTAPVEVDRTPEEGYHFMEDMTDKAIGWIGQQKALAPDTPFFVYFAPGATHAPHHVPQEWADKYQGKFDAGWDALREQTFARQKKLGVIPADCQLTARHAEIPAWDDMPEDLKPVLRRQMEVYAGFLEYTDHHVGRLIDAVDRLGLLDDTLVFYIIGDNGASAEGTINGTFNEMLNFNGMATIETPEFMMERLDKFGGPESYNHYSVGWAHAMDTPYQWTKQVASHWGGTRNGTIVHWPNGIAAKGEMRWQFHHVIDVAPTILEAAGLPEPLFVNGVQQHPIEGVSMLYSFGDGQAPDRHETQYFEMFGNRGIYHKGWTAVTKHKTPWILVGEQPPAFDDDVWELYDTTTDWSQARDLSKEMPEKLHELQRLWLIEATRYNVLPLDDDTASRINSDLAGRPVLIQGNTQVLFGGMGRLSENCVLNIKNKSHSVTAEIEVPDTGAEGVIVAQGANIGGWSLYVKNGKLKYCYNLGGIEHFYVESTGPVPAGAHQVRMEFAYAGGGLGKGGEVTLYVDGQQVGAGHVAATLAIVFSADDGCDVGVDSGSCVSPDYLPGKNAFNGRVKGVQLAIAEAADAEGHMVTPEDAVRIALARQ; from the coding sequence ATGCACCGGTCAAGAACACATCTGCCAATTCCCAGTGCTCCCCGCACGGGACTGATCACGTATGACGCGAAGGATCCGGACAGCGCGTACCCGCCGATCGAGCAGCTACGCCCACCCGCGGGTGCCCCGAATGTGTTGCTGATCCTGCTTGACGATGTCGGGTTCGGTGCGGCGAGCGCGTTCGGCGGCCCGTGTCAGACGCCAGCCGCGGAACGGCTCGCCGGCGGCGGGTTGCGGTACAACCGGTTTCACACCACCGCGTTGTGCTCGCCGACGCGACAAGCGTTACTGACCGGACGCAACCACCACTCTGCCGGCATGGGCGGGATTACCGAAATCGCCACCGGGGCACCGGGATACAGTTCGGTGCTGCCCAACACGATGTCGCCGATCGCGCGGACGCTGAAGCTCAATGGGTACAACACTGCCCAGTTCGGCAAGTGCCACGAGGTCCCGGTCTGGCAGACCAGCCCGGTTGGGCCGTTCGACGCGTGGCCCGCCGGCGGTGGTGGTTTCGAATACTTCTACGGCTTCATCGGCGGCGAGGCCAACCAGTGGTATCCGAGCCTGTATGAGGGCACTGCGCCGGTCGAGGTGGACCGTACCCCTGAAGAGGGCTACCACTTCATGGAGGACATGACGGACAAGGCCATCGGCTGGATCGGGCAGCAGAAGGCACTGGCCCCCGACACGCCGTTCTTTGTGTACTTCGCCCCTGGTGCGACCCACGCACCGCACCACGTGCCGCAGGAGTGGGCCGACAAGTACCAGGGCAAGTTCGACGCGGGCTGGGATGCACTGCGGGAGCAAACCTTTGCCCGGCAAAAGAAACTCGGGGTGATCCCGGCGGACTGCCAGCTGACCGCGCGTCACGCCGAGATCCCGGCGTGGGATGACATGCCGGAGGACCTCAAGCCGGTGCTGCGCAGGCAGATGGAGGTTTACGCGGGATTCCTGGAATACACCGACCACCACGTGGGCAGGCTCATCGACGCCGTGGACAGGCTGGGCCTGCTCGACGACACGCTGGTGTTCTACATCATCGGGGACAACGGCGCCTCCGCCGAGGGCACGATCAACGGCACGTTCAACGAGATGTTGAATTTCAACGGCATGGCGACGATCGAGACACCGGAGTTCATGATGGAGCGCCTCGACAAGTTCGGCGGGCCGGAGTCCTACAACCATTACTCGGTCGGCTGGGCGCATGCGATGGACACGCCCTACCAGTGGACAAAGCAGGTGGCATCGCACTGGGGTGGCACGCGCAACGGCACGATTGTGCACTGGCCCAACGGAATTGCGGCGAAGGGTGAGATGCGCTGGCAGTTCCACCACGTCATCGACGTGGCGCCGACGATCCTGGAAGCAGCGGGGCTGCCGGAACCGTTGTTCGTCAACGGTGTGCAGCAGCACCCCATCGAAGGGGTCAGCATGCTGTATTCGTTCGGCGACGGGCAGGCGCCGGACCGGCATGAGACGCAGTATTTCGAGATGTTCGGAAACCGCGGCATCTACCACAAGGGCTGGACCGCGGTGACCAAACACAAGACGCCGTGGATCCTTGTGGGCGAGCAGCCGCCGGCGTTCGACGACGACGTGTGGGAGCTCTACGACACCACCACGGACTGGAGCCAGGCCAGGGACCTGTCCAAGGAGATGCCGGAGAAACTTCATGAGCTGCAGCGGCTTTGGCTGATCGAGGCGACGCGCTACAACGTGCTGCCGCTGGACGACGACACCGCCAGCCGCATCAACTCTGACCTGGCGGGCAGGCCGGTCCTGATCCAGGGCAACACCCAGGTGCTGTTCGGTGGCATGGGGCGGTTGTCGGAGAACTGTGTGCTCAACATCAAGAACAAGTCGCACTCCGTGACCGCTGAGATCGAGGTGCCCGACACCGGCGCCGAGGGCGTGATCGTCGCACAAGGCGCCAACATCGGCGGCTGGAGTCTGTACGTCAAGAACGGCAAGCTCAAGTACTGCTATAACCTGGGTGGGATCGAGCACTTCTACGTTGAGTCCACCGGGCCAGTGCCAGCCGGCGCGCATCAGGTGCGCATGGAATTCGCTTACGCTGGTGGCGGTTTGGGCAAGGGCGGCGAGGTGACCCTGTATGTCGACGGGCAGCAGGTCGGCGCAGGACATGTGGCAGCCACGCTTGCCATCGTCTTCTCCGCCGACGACGGCTGCGATGTCGGTGTGGACTCGGGCTCGTGCGTCTCACCCGACTACTTGCCGGGAAAGAACGCGTTCAACGGTCGGGTCAAAGGCGTGCAGCTGGCTATCGCCGAGGCAGCAGATGCCGAAGGGCACATGGTCACGCCCGAGGACGCGGTCCGCATCGCTCTAGCGCGCCAATAG
- a CDS encoding FAD-dependent monooxygenase, with product MGGYELRRSSTPDGSSGDVEPTSEHAVVIVGGGPTGLMLAGELALAKVDVAIVERRASQDLIGMRAGGLHSRTIEVLDQRGIVDRFLSQGQVAQVAGFAWIRLDISDFPTRHPYGLALRQNHIERILAGWVGELAVPIYRGREVTGIAQDDAGVDVELSDGESLRAEYLVGCDGGRSLVRKAAGIDFPGWDPTTSCLIAEVELAGERGEAPEWGLRRDALGIHALSRLEVGERVGVMVTEQHLGAPSEPTLSDLSEALIAVYRTDFGIHSPTWISRFTDMARQAAAYRDRRVLLAGDAAHVHFPTGGQGLNTGVQDAVNLGWKLAQVVNRTSSDSLLDTYHAERHPVAARVLHTTMAQTALLSSGARIDALRDTVSELLSMDEPRKRFAGMMSGLDIHYDLGEGHPLLGRRMPDLDLVTANGPLRVFTLLHHARPVLLNLGEPGGVDIDITGWADRVQLVDAKYVGDWELPVLGVVAAPTAVLIRPDGYVAWVGNGHHLGLADALTTWFGPSTAVAFSAQQLTT from the coding sequence ATGGGGGGCTACGAATTGCGTCGATCATCGACACCGGATGGGTCAAGCGGGGATGTCGAACCGACATCCGAGCATGCGGTGGTCATTGTCGGCGGCGGTCCGACAGGGCTGATGCTGGCTGGCGAGTTGGCGTTGGCGAAGGTCGACGTTGCCATTGTCGAGCGGCGCGCCAGCCAGGACCTCATTGGCATGCGCGCGGGTGGTCTGCATTCACGCACCATCGAGGTTCTCGATCAGCGCGGAATTGTCGATCGATTCCTGTCCCAGGGGCAGGTAGCGCAAGTCGCGGGGTTCGCGTGGATTCGGTTGGATATCAGTGACTTTCCCACCCGGCATCCCTATGGGCTCGCGCTGCGGCAGAACCACATCGAACGCATTCTTGCGGGCTGGGTCGGCGAGCTGGCGGTGCCGATCTATCGCGGACGTGAGGTGACGGGTATCGCCCAAGACGACGCCGGCGTCGACGTCGAGCTGTCCGACGGCGAGTCGCTGCGGGCCGAGTATCTCGTCGGGTGCGACGGGGGACGCAGTCTGGTCCGGAAAGCGGCCGGCATCGACTTTCCGGGGTGGGATCCGACGACGAGCTGCCTGATAGCCGAGGTCGAGCTGGCCGGTGAGAGGGGCGAAGCGCCGGAATGGGGACTGCGCCGCGACGCCCTCGGTATCCACGCCCTGAGCAGGTTGGAGGTCGGGGAGCGGGTGGGGGTCATGGTTACCGAGCAGCACCTCGGAGCCCCCAGCGAACCCACCTTGTCCGATCTGAGCGAGGCGCTCATCGCCGTATACCGGACGGATTTCGGGATCCACAGTCCCACTTGGATTTCCAGGTTTACCGATATGGCGCGGCAGGCCGCGGCCTATCGCGACAGACGGGTACTGCTGGCCGGCGATGCCGCGCACGTGCATTTCCCGACCGGGGGGCAGGGCCTCAACACCGGTGTGCAGGATGCGGTGAATCTGGGCTGGAAGCTGGCCCAGGTAGTCAATCGGACATCGTCGGACAGCCTGCTGGATACCTACCACGCCGAGCGCCATCCCGTCGCCGCCCGCGTGCTGCACACCACGATGGCGCAAACCGCACTCCTTAGCTCAGGTGCGCGTATCGACGCGTTGCGCGACACCGTGTCTGAGCTGCTGAGCATGGACGAGCCACGCAAGCGATTCGCCGGGATGATGTCCGGTCTGGACATCCATTACGATTTGGGCGAGGGACATCCGCTGCTCGGGCGCCGCATGCCCGATCTCGACCTGGTCACCGCCAACGGCCCGCTGCGGGTATTTACCCTGCTGCACCATGCCAGGCCAGTGCTGCTCAACCTTGGTGAGCCGGGGGGCGTCGACATCGACATCACTGGTTGGGCGGATCGGGTTCAACTCGTCGACGCGAAATATGTTGGCGACTGGGAACTTCCGGTGCTTGGCGTGGTCGCGGCGCCCACCGCCGTGTTGATCCGGCCCGACGGATATGTTGCCTGGGTGGGGAACGGACATCACCTTGGGCTCGCCGACGCACTCACCACCTGGTTCGGGCCGTCGACTGCGGTCGCATTCTCGGCCCAACAGTTGACGACATAG
- a CDS encoding TetR/AcrR family transcriptional regulator encodes MRNFLTDLDRLIEPLEDPEEMIVEGFVFTQHAARSHRLLQRMIESEPELALPWFTVQGAPIITEATEFLAARVALDADESRSTPELLATAEIVVRLIVSFSLTSKVIIDLDDDESTRTFARRYFVPMLVVPESADTPMKARHPLPT; translated from the coding sequence TTGCGCAATTTCCTGACCGACCTGGACCGTCTCATCGAGCCGCTGGAAGATCCGGAGGAAATGATCGTGGAGGGCTTCGTGTTCACCCAGCACGCCGCCCGGTCGCACCGGTTGCTACAGCGGATGATCGAGAGTGAGCCCGAATTGGCGCTGCCGTGGTTCACGGTGCAAGGCGCCCCGATCATCACCGAGGCCACCGAATTCCTCGCCGCCCGTGTGGCCCTCGATGCGGACGAAAGCCGCAGCACCCCAGAACTTCTGGCTACCGCCGAGATCGTGGTACGGCTCATCGTGTCGTTCTCGCTCACCTCGAAGGTAATCATCGATCTCGACGACGACGAGAGTACGCGCACCTTTGCACGGCGCTACTTCGTCCCAATGTTGGTCGTCCCCGAGAGCGCGGACACGCCAATGAAGGCGCGACATCCATTGCCGACATGA
- a CDS encoding ArsR/SmtB family transcription factor: MGDVFKALADPTRRTVLDELTNRNGQTLFEICARLATKHRLGSSRQAISQHLDVLEAAGLIETRREGRYKFHYINTTPLESIVERWLKKAVNNAGGRRGTGSHTGRRVHYENQPQQRAR; the protein is encoded by the coding sequence GTGGGTGACGTCTTCAAGGCCTTGGCCGATCCCACGCGCCGCACCGTCCTCGACGAACTGACCAATCGGAACGGGCAGACGCTCTTTGAGATCTGCGCACGACTGGCGACCAAGCATCGGCTTGGCTCATCGCGACAAGCGATCTCACAGCACCTCGACGTTCTCGAGGCTGCGGGTTTGATCGAGACCCGCCGCGAGGGTCGCTACAAGTTCCACTACATCAACACAACCCCGCTCGAGTCGATCGTCGAGCGATGGCTCAAGAAGGCCGTGAACAACGCCGGCGGCCGTCGTGGCACCGGCTCCCATACCGGCAGAAGGGTTCACTATGAGAATCAACCTCAGCAGCGTGCTCGTTGA
- a CDS encoding VOC family protein gives MRINLSSVLVDDQDKALRFYTNVLGFQKKTDVPMGEHRWITLVSPEDPDGTELVLEPDSHPAVKPFKAALIADGIPFTSFAVNDVRAEFERLCGLGVQFTQEPMDMGPVTTAVLDDTCGNLIQIAHQAD, from the coding sequence ATGAGAATCAACCTCAGCAGCGTGCTCGTTGACGACCAGGACAAGGCACTGCGGTTCTATACCAACGTCCTCGGGTTCCAGAAGAAGACCGATGTTCCGATGGGTGAGCATCGATGGATCACCCTGGTGTCCCCAGAAGATCCGGACGGCACCGAACTCGTCCTCGAACCCGATAGCCACCCAGCGGTTAAGCCGTTCAAGGCGGCGCTGATCGCCGACGGCATCCCATTTACCTCATTCGCCGTCAACGACGTACGGGCGGAGTTCGAGCGACTGTGTGGACTCGGCGTGCAGTTCACTCAGGAGCCGATGGATATGGGGCCGGTGACCACGGCGGTTCTCGACGACACATGCGGCAATCTCATCCAGATCGCCCACCAGGCCGATTAG
- a CDS encoding DoxX family protein, protein MATLIDARAAAASRRRIIGYWVTTVLLAAEMLLGGTWGILRIPYARDMMQHLGYPDYFPVLLGVWYTLGGIALLAPGFPRLKEWAYAGATFVYTGAIVSHLAVDDHVRMVVAPLFFLALTCTSWALRPPSRRLAAAR, encoded by the coding sequence ATGGCAACTCTGATTGACGCGAGAGCCGCCGCCGCGTCCCGCCGTCGGATCATCGGGTACTGGGTCACCACCGTTCTGCTGGCCGCCGAAATGCTGTTGGGAGGCACTTGGGGGATCCTGCGGATTCCGTATGCCCGCGACATGATGCAGCACCTGGGTTACCCGGACTACTTCCCTGTGCTGCTCGGCGTGTGGTACACGCTAGGCGGGATAGCGCTGCTCGCCCCGGGCTTCCCACGGCTCAAGGAGTGGGCGTATGCCGGTGCCACCTTCGTCTACACCGGCGCGATCGTGTCTCACCTGGCGGTCGACGATCATGTGCGTATGGTGGTGGCCCCGCTCTTTTTCCTCGCCCTCACCTGTACCTCGTGGGCGCTGCGCCCACCGTCTCGCCGCCTAGCCGCCGCGCGCTGA